One part of the Bacteroidia bacterium genome encodes these proteins:
- a CDS encoding 2-oxoglutarate and iron-dependent oxygenase domain-containing protein — translation MSESLRVPLIDVSPLLEKGGDKKLVAQELSTACRKFGFFYVVGHGILESLQERIEVLSAQFFALSHEEKMKIRMELGGRAWRGFFPVGDELTSGKPDMKEGLYFGSELGEEDTRVKAGLPMHGRNLFPAAIPELKEVVLEYMDAVKQLGHRLMEGLSLSLGLEESYFERHFTYDPLTLFRIFHYPASTPKSLEEELWGVGEHTDYGVLTILKQDRVGGLQVKTQNQWIEAPYIEGSFICNIGDMLDRMTGGYYRSTPHRVLNRSGKSRYSYPFFFDPNFHAEVKPIDLAHVEQKVDDKSERWDGASVHEFEGTYGKYVLGKVAKVFPQLIGGM, via the coding sequence ATGTCGGAATCTCTTCGTGTACCTCTGATAGATGTTTCTCCTTTGCTTGAAAAAGGAGGGGATAAAAAGCTTGTTGCTCAGGAACTTTCTACTGCCTGCCGGAAATTTGGATTTTTCTATGTGGTGGGACATGGAATTTTAGAATCGCTACAGGAAAGGATAGAAGTTTTGAGTGCCCAATTTTTTGCCCTGTCCCATGAGGAGAAGATGAAGATCAGGATGGAATTGGGAGGGAGAGCCTGGCGGGGCTTTTTTCCAGTTGGAGATGAATTGACTTCTGGTAAGCCAGATATGAAAGAAGGCCTGTATTTTGGCTCAGAACTGGGGGAGGAGGACACTCGGGTGAAAGCAGGTCTCCCTATGCATGGAAGAAATCTATTTCCCGCAGCAATCCCCGAACTGAAAGAAGTTGTGCTGGAATATATGGATGCCGTGAAGCAATTAGGCCATCGACTCATGGAAGGGCTTTCCCTGAGTTTGGGTCTGGAGGAGAGTTATTTCGAAAGACATTTTACCTATGATCCCCTGACCCTATTCAGAATTTTCCACTATCCGGCTTCTACTCCCAAAAGCCTGGAAGAAGAACTTTGGGGGGTAGGCGAGCATACAGATTATGGAGTACTCACGATTCTCAAGCAGGATAGGGTAGGAGGACTACAGGTAAAAACTCAAAATCAATGGATCGAGGCTCCCTATATCGAAGGATCGTTCATTTGCAACATCGGCGATATGCTGGATCGCATGACAGGAGGATACTATCGTTCGACTCCGCATCGCGTGCTCAACCGCAGTGGAAAAAGTCGCTATTCCTATCCCTTCTTTTTCGATCCTAATTTCCATGCAGAAGTTAAGCCGATTGATCTGGCACATGTTGAGCAAAAGGTTGATGATAAATCGGAGCGTTGGGATGGTGCCAGTGTACATGAATTTGAAGGCACTTATGGGAAGTATGTTTTGGGGAAAGTTGCGAAGGTTTTTCCGCAGTTAATAGGAGGGATGTAA
- a CDS encoding nuclear transport factor 2 family protein: MIRYLLLTALFFGASFHMLHAQQDFQSLHKVWIKDFNDGKYSQQFWEKASLFLEGKVFQGKDESYGKLLIYRSQIKNIQSYEQLALIPHRQNNYFEMGIYKSQNGKYASIVGWKRISGKWLREIQILYQLETDSETPLTEMINSYAEAWMKYSNAHDHAQLIEVVYSPEAVYVNGGRVDVGRKEIIDRYAYMSNPNWEIQLIPVKQLKVQDDILFEIGRYESTGTGHYVIVWEKQESGQWQACLDFNF, from the coding sequence ATGATACGCTACCTACTACTTACCGCTTTATTCTTTGGAGCCAGCTTTCATATGCTCCACGCCCAGCAAGATTTTCAAAGTCTTCACAAAGTTTGGATCAAGGACTTTAATGATGGTAAATATTCTCAGCAGTTTTGGGAGAAAGCCAGCCTTTTTCTGGAAGGCAAAGTATTTCAGGGGAAAGATGAGTCCTATGGCAAACTCTTGATATATCGCTCTCAAATCAAAAATATCCAGTCTTATGAGCAGCTCGCTCTCATTCCTCATCGGCAAAACAACTATTTCGAAATGGGGATTTACAAAAGCCAAAATGGGAAATATGCATCCATTGTGGGCTGGAAGAGGATCAGTGGTAAATGGTTGAGAGAGATTCAGATCCTTTACCAGCTTGAAACAGACTCAGAGACTCCCTTAACAGAAATGATAAATAGCTATGCGGAAGCCTGGATGAAATATTCCAATGCGCACGATCATGCCCAGCTGATAGAAGTAGTATACAGTCCCGAGGCAGTTTATGTAAATGGCGGCAGAGTGGATGTCGGAAGAAAAGAGATCATTGATCGATATGCCTATATGTCCAATCCTAATTGGGAAATCCAACTCATTCCCGTCAAGCAATTGAAAGTACAGGACGATATTCTCTTTGAAATTGGCAGGTACGAAAGTACGGGCACGGGCCATTATGTGATCGTTTGGGAAAAGCAAGAGTCCGGTCAATGGCAAGCCTGTCTGGATTTCAATTTCTAG
- a CDS encoding GNAT family N-acetyltransferase, producing MLYMVHDKKELLPFLSQNPELYIYLYGDLDDFFWPKTIWYALKSKDKIEALALLYVGMKTPTLLLFHEGDPAMALTLLEEIQSFLPNSFYSHLSESIQPFFEKDFSIHHPALHTKMALAKKVGPIDDENIRFLSEENLPSIYSLYQASYPGNWFDPRMLETGKYLGYWQEGKLTGIAGIHVYSAEYQAAALGNITTHPDHRGKGIAGKLTQQLCYELQKTVRYIGLNVKADNGAAIKVYERIGFEKIGFYVESLMERKG from the coding sequence ATGCTCTACATGGTTCATGACAAAAAAGAGCTCCTTCCTTTTCTGTCCCAAAATCCTGAATTATACATTTATCTCTACGGCGACCTGGACGATTTCTTCTGGCCCAAGACCATTTGGTATGCCTTAAAGTCCAAGGATAAAATAGAGGCACTTGCCCTCCTTTATGTAGGCATGAAAACGCCTACCCTCCTGCTCTTTCATGAGGGAGATCCTGCAATGGCTTTGACTTTACTCGAGGAAATACAATCATTCTTACCCAATAGTTTCTACAGCCATCTTAGTGAATCTATCCAGCCTTTCTTCGAGAAGGATTTTAGCATACATCATCCTGCCTTACATACAAAGATGGCCTTAGCCAAAAAAGTGGGGCCAATTGATGATGAAAATATTCGCTTTTTGTCAGAGGAAAATCTTCCCTCCATCTACTCCCTTTACCAAGCATCCTATCCCGGCAATTGGTTTGATCCCCGTATGCTGGAAACTGGAAAATACCTGGGCTATTGGCAAGAGGGAAAGCTTACAGGAATCGCAGGTATCCATGTCTACTCCGCAGAATATCAGGCAGCTGCTTTAGGCAATATCACCACGCATCCCGATCACAGAGGCAAGGGGATTGCTGGAAAGTTGACTCAGCAACTTTGCTATGAATTGCAAAAGACTGTCCGTTATATCGGTCTCAATGTTAAAGCGGATAATGGAGCTGCGATCAAGGTTTATGAGCGTATTGGTTTTGAGAAAATTGGCTTTTATGTGGAGAGTTTAATGGAGAGGAAAGGATAG
- a CDS encoding dienelactone hydrolase family protein produces MNSLLQTFTLAFVLVLLLPSCVDKHLQESPYDSHPEKVGSRYYSWTDWNRADEIYEAGAYREVLVQLWYPTHDKLTKEFKEAPYMPFLEEAKPHLTSWSEEDFQLVNEIKTKGLLGAPILKAEKKYPLILFAPALGAHSSYYTTYAERFAQEGYIVMGVNVKYESEYVLGENKKVSVSNLQFHDSLKTLKIPEEITAEGYREAKADRLRFVSQDLIFALNQLAKEEELEAIIDFDNIGVMGHSIGGFAAVYAARADQRIKACINLDGTPPPESLEEGMEQPLLFVEDLTDYKNHAGYKILFDRREGLCKKVKSEAYRVLIGNTNHSGFYSSNIRFADNEEEKKIASRPIEITYTYSAKFFDKFLKGKKETIEAMSSDSLEVFVFE; encoded by the coding sequence ATGAACTCCCTACTTCAGACTTTCACCCTGGCTTTCGTCCTGGTCTTGCTACTACCCTCCTGCGTAGACAAACATTTACAAGAGAGTCCTTATGATTCTCATCCGGAAAAAGTTGGGAGTCGCTATTATAGCTGGACCGATTGGAATCGTGCAGATGAGATTTATGAAGCAGGAGCATACAGAGAAGTGCTGGTGCAATTGTGGTACCCGACACATGACAAGCTGACAAAAGAATTTAAGGAAGCTCCCTATATGCCTTTTTTGGAAGAGGCAAAACCTCATTTAACTTCCTGGTCTGAAGAAGATTTTCAATTGGTGAATGAAATAAAAACAAAAGGACTGCTGGGCGCTCCCATCTTAAAAGCAGAGAAAAAATATCCCCTGATCCTTTTTGCTCCTGCACTAGGAGCTCATAGTAGCTATTATACCACTTATGCGGAGAGATTTGCACAAGAGGGCTATATCGTTATGGGGGTAAATGTTAAATACGAGAGTGAGTATGTACTCGGAGAGAACAAAAAAGTAAGCGTAAGCAATCTTCAGTTTCACGATAGCCTGAAGACCTTAAAAATCCCGGAAGAAATCACGGCAGAAGGATACCGGGAGGCAAAGGCTGACAGGCTAAGATTTGTTTCACAGGATCTGATTTTTGCCCTCAATCAATTAGCCAAAGAAGAAGAGCTGGAAGCTATCATCGACTTTGACAATATTGGCGTTATGGGACATTCTATTGGAGGATTTGCGGCTGTCTATGCTGCGAGGGCAGACCAACGCATAAAAGCCTGCATCAATCTGGACGGAACTCCTCCGCCCGAGTCTTTGGAAGAAGGTATGGAGCAGCCTTTACTTTTTGTAGAAGATCTGACGGACTATAAAAATCATGCTGGCTATAAAATTCTATTTGACAGAAGAGAAGGTCTGTGCAAAAAGGTCAAATCCGAAGCCTATCGGGTGTTAATCGGAAACACCAATCACAGTGGGTTTTATAGCAGTAATATTCGCTTTGCAGATAATGAGGAAGAAAAGAAAATAGCTTCACGGCCGATAGAAATCACTTATACTTATAGTGCTAAATTCTTTGACAAATTTCTGAAAGGAAAGAAAGAGACAATAGAAGCTATGAGTTCTGATAGCCTGGAAGTCTTTGTATTTGAATAA
- a CDS encoding sulfatase-like hydrolase/transferase, translated as MLTHLLRCFLFIAILGINTASNFRPQLEKPNILWITSEDMNAFIGAYGDALAHTPNLDKLASAGVKYTHAFATAPVCSPSRSCLITGVYATSLGTQHLRSVIEIPKKIRPFPKYLQQAGYYCSNRGKMDYNFVDRDIWDDESPKAHWRNRPEGKPFFSVFNIMTTHQSQIFGTDEAFHKRYGSKLTNAEKQDPDKMNIPPYHFDSPTVRKLWARYYECVALMDREVGRILAELEADGLAENTLVFYYSDHGTGMPRSKRALYDSGLRVPLIIRAPKKWQKELGLVAGSSNSELVNFADFAPTVLHLAGIDIPDYMEGIPFLGKEKKTQEYAFGHADRVDEAYEIARTVRGKKYRYIRNYLPHLPLIQDNFYTDQSEIMKELRRIKAEGKFTPAQQSMWLSRRKAEELYDTENDPYETNNLAGNPAYIDILTSMRKAQEDWSMRTFDSGLIPEAYMHQLAREKGESIYEVLKNEQEYPLADILHLSQVQIPGKWNEKALQKHARDPNPVLRYWAAFNYQMHEWKEEDSKRALIHLLSDEIEVVRMTAAQSLCAKGICKEAMPVLLKGFASENEQVRLLAARMIEELSKNWEELPKEVLSYIDKNCPQKDWSKYYPLYTCWSLDAAKTKLEN; from the coding sequence ATGTTGACTCATCTACTTCGCTGCTTCTTATTCATTGCTATTTTAGGAATAAATACTGCTTCCAATTTTCGGCCTCAACTTGAAAAACCAAATATCCTTTGGATTACCAGCGAGGATATGAATGCCTTTATCGGAGCTTATGGTGATGCGCTCGCCCACACTCCCAATCTCGACAAGCTGGCCAGTGCAGGAGTAAAGTATACCCATGCCTTTGCAACTGCTCCTGTCTGCTCTCCTTCCAGATCCTGCTTGATTACCGGTGTTTATGCCACCAGCCTGGGCACTCAGCACCTACGATCCGTAATCGAAATTCCCAAAAAGATTCGCCCCTTTCCTAAATATCTGCAACAAGCTGGATACTATTGTAGCAATAGAGGTAAGATGGACTACAATTTTGTTGACAGAGATATCTGGGATGACGAAAGCCCCAAAGCCCACTGGAGAAATCGTCCCGAAGGCAAGCCCTTTTTCTCTGTTTTCAATATTATGACTACCCATCAATCTCAGATATTCGGGACTGACGAAGCCTTCCACAAACGCTACGGCTCTAAATTGACAAATGCGGAGAAACAGGATCCGGATAAGATGAATATCCCACCCTACCATTTCGATAGCCCTACAGTCAGGAAGCTTTGGGCCCGATACTATGAATGTGTTGCTTTGATGGATCGGGAAGTAGGCAGAATTCTCGCGGAACTCGAAGCAGATGGTTTAGCAGAAAATACCCTTGTTTTTTACTATAGTGATCATGGTACAGGCATGCCTCGTTCCAAGCGAGCTTTATACGATTCCGGTTTGCGGGTTCCCTTGATAATACGAGCCCCTAAAAAATGGCAAAAAGAATTGGGTCTCGTAGCTGGAAGTAGCAATTCTGAATTGGTAAATTTCGCAGACTTTGCGCCCACAGTCCTTCATTTAGCGGGCATAGACATTCCAGACTATATGGAAGGAATTCCCTTTCTCGGAAAAGAGAAAAAGACCCAGGAATATGCCTTTGGTCATGCTGATCGGGTTGACGAAGCCTATGAAATTGCCCGAACCGTAAGAGGAAAAAAGTATCGATATATCCGAAATTATCTTCCTCATCTTCCTTTAATCCAGGACAACTTTTATACCGATCAGTCAGAGATCATGAAAGAGTTGAGAAGAATTAAAGCAGAGGGAAAATTCACTCCTGCCCAGCAGAGTATGTGGCTATCCAGAAGAAAAGCGGAAGAACTTTATGATACAGAAAATGATCCCTATGAAACCAACAATCTCGCAGGAAATCCCGCGTATATCGACATCTTAACAAGCATGCGGAAAGCGCAAGAGGATTGGTCTATGAGAACTTTTGACTCGGGCCTAATCCCGGAGGCCTATATGCACCAATTGGCCAGGGAAAAAGGAGAAAGTATTTATGAAGTCTTAAAAAATGAGCAGGAATATCCCCTGGCAGATATCCTGCATTTGAGCCAGGTTCAAATCCCGGGAAAATGGAATGAAAAAGCCTTGCAAAAACATGCAAGAGACCCAAATCCGGTGCTCAGGTATTGGGCCGCTTTCAACTACCAAATGCACGAATGGAAGGAAGAAGATAGTAAAAGGGCTTTAATCCATCTTTTATCCGATGAAATCGAAGTGGTAAGAATGACAGCCGCCCAAAGTCTTTGTGCAAAAGGAATATGCAAAGAGGCTATGCCGGTTCTTCTAAAGGGCTTTGCTTCCGAAAATGAACAAGTCCGACTCCTGGCTGCCCGCATGATCGAAGAATTGAGCAAAAACTGGGAGGAATTGCCTAAGGAAGTATTGAGCTATATAGATAAAAATTGTCCCCAAAAAGACTGGTCAAAATACTACCCTTTATATACCTGCTGGTCTTTAGATGCTGCAAAAACAAAACTGGAGAATTAG